One window of the Oceanispirochaeta sp. M1 genome contains the following:
- the rpsK gene encoding 30S ribosomal protein S11, translating to MAKTKKRKEKKSIYEGNVYIQATFNNTIVTITDLKGNAVSWSSAGSLGFKGAKKSTPYAAQTTAETAANRALDFGLKEVNVFVKGPGVGRESAIRSLGGLGLRVKSIRDITPIPHNGCRPKKSRRV from the coding sequence TTGGCTAAGACAAAGAAAAGAAAAGAAAAGAAAAGTATTTATGAAGGTAATGTTTATATTCAGGCAACCTTCAATAATACTATCGTTACAATTACTGATCTGAAGGGAAACGCAGTTTCCTGGAGTAGTGCTGGTTCTCTTGGGTTCAAGGGTGCTAAGAAGTCTACTCCTTATGCAGCTCAGACCACCGCTGAAACAGCAGCCAACAGAGCCCTTGATTTTGGGCTTAAGGAAGTTAACGTATTCGTTAAAGGTCCTGGTGTTGGTAGGGAATCTGCAATCAGGTCCCTTGGTGGACTGGGTCTTCGGGTAAAATCCATCAGGGATATTACTCCTATCCCCCATAATGGATGCCGTCCCAAAAAGAGCAGAAGAGTATAA
- the rpsM gene encoding 30S ribosomal protein S13, which translates to MARIAGIDLPNKHTDIALTYIFGIGRTSAKVICAKTGVDPEKRINELSGEEVNELRKLIESEYKVEGRLRSEVALNIKRLMDIGCYRGLRHRRSLPVNGQRTKTNARTRKGKVKTVAKKKK; encoded by the coding sequence GTGGCTCGTATTGCAGGTATTGATCTGCCCAACAAGCATACAGATATTGCATTGACATATATCTTCGGTATAGGTAGAACCTCTGCTAAAGTAATCTGTGCTAAGACAGGTGTAGATCCAGAAAAAAGAATTAATGAACTTTCCGGTGAAGAAGTTAATGAACTTCGTAAACTCATCGAGAGTGAATATAAGGTTGAAGGTCGTCTGAGATCTGAGGTTGCCTTGAATATCAAGCGCCTGATGGATATCGGATGTTACCGGGGTCTTCGTCATAGAAGAAGTCTGCCCGTTAACGGTCAGAGAACCAAGACAAACGCCCGTACCCGTAAGGGTAAGGTCAAAACCGTTGCTAAGAAAAAGAAATAG
- the rpmJ gene encoding 50S ribosomal protein L36, producing the protein MKVRASVKPMCDKCKVIRRRGVLRIICENPKHKQRQK; encoded by the coding sequence ATGAAGGTTAGAGCAAGTGTTAAACCTATGTGTGATAAATGTAAGGTAATCAGGAGACGTGGTGTCCTGAGAATCATATGTGAAAATCCTAAACACAAACAGAGACAGAAGTAG